A genomic window from Leptospiraceae bacterium includes:
- a CDS encoding STAS domain-containing protein: MQTSKYIAEILKTNIDEISQKWIIGITEEAPQIIDLSGKEIIDNEAKHTVILLANSLEQSDDLDSQEFSEFNTYISELIKEFAIKNINSNEILTFTNTLKYSILPFLKTSDAETYISNMLFLNSIFDKLLLLVFSVYALTNEETIKEQAKAILEMSTPVVKVWNRIILLPLVGILDSSRAKKMMEALLTEIESSQAKIAILDISGIPIIDTLVARHLINTISAVKLMGADCILTGISSKISQTIVHLGLDLSGIVTKSSLADGLQLALSRTGQSIQ, encoded by the coding sequence ATGCAAACCAGTAAGTATATCGCAGAAATACTAAAAACTAATATTGATGAAATTTCCCAAAAGTGGATAATCGGTATTACAGAAGAAGCCCCGCAAATTATCGATCTTTCGGGTAAGGAAATTATAGATAACGAAGCTAAACATACAGTTATTCTTTTAGCTAATTCTCTAGAACAAAGTGACGATTTGGATTCTCAGGAATTTTCCGAATTCAATACCTATATATCAGAGTTAATCAAAGAATTTGCAATTAAAAATATAAATTCAAATGAAATTTTAACTTTCACAAATACACTCAAATACTCCATCCTTCCTTTTTTAAAGACTTCCGACGCTGAAACATATATTTCTAATATGCTTTTTTTAAATAGTATTTTTGATAAGCTTCTATTATTAGTCTTTAGTGTATATGCCCTGACAAATGAGGAAACTATCAAAGAGCAGGCAAAAGCAATTCTGGAGATGTCTACTCCTGTAGTTAAGGTTTGGAATAGAATTATTCTTCTTCCTCTGGTAGGAATACTGGATAGCTCAAGAGCAAAAAAAATGATGGAAGCCCTGCTTACTGAAATCGAGTCTTCTCAGGCAAAAATTGCTATTCTCGATATTTCAGGAATACCCATTATTGATACCCTGGTCGCAAGACACCTGATTAATACAATCTCAGCTGTGAAATTAATGGGAGCAGATTGCATTTTAACCGGAATAAGTTCTAAAATTTCTCAAACCATTGTTCATCTTGGTCTTGATTTAAGTGGAATTGTTACCAAATCCTCCCTGGCAGATGGCTTGCAGCTAGCACTTTCAAGAACCGGGCAAAGTATTCAGTAG
- a CDS encoding STAS domain-containing protein: MEAEVTILKLKDTLIVPVQVELHDNAAKALQEKILMSIEKENAQGLIIDISGIFIVDSFLGRILAETAKMAKLIGAKVVLTGMRKEVVMTLIQLGLNLKDIDTALNLTEALEKVNPEFFKGNEE, from the coding sequence GTGGAAGCAGAAGTTACAATCTTAAAACTAAAGGATACTCTAATAGTCCCGGTTCAAGTAGAATTACATGATAATGCAGCAAAAGCTTTACAGGAAAAGATTTTAATGTCTATAGAAAAAGAAAATGCCCAGGGTTTAATTATTGATATTTCAGGTATATTTATTGTAGATAGTTTTTTAGGTAGGATACTTGCAGAAACTGCAAAAATGGCAAAGCTCATCGGCGCAAAGGTGGTTTTAACCGGTATGAGAAAAGAAGTGGTAATGACTTTAATTCAACTGGGCTTAAACCTAAAAGATATTGATACTGCATTGAATCTGACAGAAGCTCTTGAAAAAGTAAATCCGGAGTTTTTCAAAGGAAATGAAGAATAA
- a CDS encoding anti-sigma regulatory factor produces MSNNDKLCEVPINTFEDVLLARKKARDIMDKYGFPVLEQTKFITAISELVRNVIIHAKDGKMVILSLSSGTKKGIKCIVSDKGPGIKNLNQALTEGFSTVGSLGLGLVGAQKLSDDFNIKSQVSIGTEVIIIKWL; encoded by the coding sequence ATGAGCAATAATGACAAGCTGTGCGAAGTGCCTATAAACACTTTTGAAGATGTATTATTAGCCAGGAAAAAAGCCAGGGATATAATGGATAAATATGGTTTTCCGGTACTTGAGCAGACAAAATTCATTACAGCAATCTCTGAATTGGTTAGAAATGTAATAATACATGCTAAAGACGGTAAAATGGTAATATTGAGTCTTTCATCCGGTACCAAAAAAGGAATCAAATGTATCGTTTCAGATAAAGGACCCGGAATAAAAAATTTAAATCAAGCTTTAACGGAAGGATTCAGCACAGTAGGTTCTTTAGGTCTTGGATTAGTAGGAGCTCAAAAACTTAGTGATGATTTTAATATCAAGTCACAGGTATCTATAGGGACAGAAGTAATTATTATTAAATGGCTTTGA
- a CDS encoding SpoIIE family protein phosphatase, which produces MALINVFFEKPLSIKITEEYNVLFARNSIRNYAVSVGFEDSELEKIELVVSELGMNIVKYAKKGILKVSKISFLQYKGIEISALDDGPGFDNIIEKVEKKTPALIGESLGAGLYTIYHLMDEFQVNSQKSNHSMLGTEIIVRKWVDIPSFMKVSAISQPRLGENKNGDIFFIKTLPEYIFFSVIDALGHGDEAALVAKKAYNFLKIFFYLPLPTIIDELHKLLNNTRGAAISICKVIPVHQAIEYIGIGNVDFKVYGSEAKVKAYNYHGTLGMQIESNQHQTFSYNRGSTFIMYSDGIAEHRLEQAQLRLQTQNLANYIMDTYNKKHDDATILVLR; this is translated from the coding sequence ATGGCTTTGATTAACGTTTTTTTTGAAAAACCTTTATCCATTAAAATAACTGAAGAATATAATGTATTATTCGCCAGGAATTCGATTCGAAATTATGCAGTTTCAGTTGGATTCGAAGATTCTGAATTAGAAAAGATTGAACTCGTCGTTTCTGAATTAGGAATGAATATTGTAAAGTATGCAAAGAAAGGAATATTAAAGGTTAGTAAAATTTCATTTCTGCAATATAAAGGTATTGAAATTTCTGCACTTGATGATGGACCGGGCTTTGATAATATAATTGAAAAAGTAGAAAAAAAAACTCCTGCACTCATAGGAGAATCTCTTGGGGCAGGTCTTTATACAATTTATCATTTAATGGATGAATTTCAGGTTAATTCCCAAAAAAGCAATCACTCTATGCTTGGAACTGAAATTATTGTTAGAAAATGGGTAGATATCCCTTCTTTTATGAAAGTATCAGCGATTTCTCAACCAAGACTTGGTGAAAACAAAAATGGCGATATATTTTTCATTAAAACCCTACCTGAATATATCTTCTTTAGCGTTATAGATGCTCTTGGACATGGTGATGAAGCAGCTCTTGTTGCTAAAAAGGCTTATAATTTTCTAAAAATTTTCTTTTATCTTCCTTTACCCACGATTATTGACGAACTCCATAAATTATTAAATAATACAAGAGGAGCTGCAATTTCAATTTGTAAAGTTATACCTGTTCATCAAGCTATTGAATACATAGGTATCGGTAATGTAGATTTTAAAGTTTATGGCTCAGAAGCTAAAGTTAAAGCATATAATTACCATGGTACTTTAGGTATGCAGATAGAATCTAATCAACATCAAACCTTTTCCTATAACCGAGGTTCTACCTTTATCATGTACAGTGATGGCATTGCAGAACATCGTTTGGAACAAGCCCAGCTTAGACTTCAAACCCAAAATCTTGCTAATTATATAATGGATACATATAATAAAAAACATGATGATGCTACTATCTTAGTACTACGTTAA
- a CDS encoding ATP-dependent Clp protease ATP-binding subunit, translated as MSKQSVNMLCWKTNRGYTYGTIPEIGFHAIVKSEKSFKKEIQKFVSENYIEKEDFFIKPELKMYNVAVSLAYHEEKKTYILPQQVEMKVAAYYGKNEYGYHFHCFLPYMGIDFLFFEQEQLKYLISQQVQQRLGNVMPEEALSYIMKENPKIMEVHISLKKDAKVGIEKPNYGIIPEFADLEPIKLFRKNISFNLSTAYEREEIIEEALQAIYSERKNILFVGDSGTGKTSIIQDVIKSVSRNQGNIRNAGASSGTLFFDSTKNDEDIPYDDSEDKEDVRIHFWNTNSKRLVSNAKYLGEWQENCERLAEELENWNSYLFVTDFMQLLYTGGETPIDSLAAYLNPFLKEKKFSMIGDLSPGEYEKAFQMLPSFMSLFHIISVKEMDYSKVKKILNYYSSYLNNNYKISVDDSAKETVFALSKKYLHNEKFPGKALRLIVNSARAAHREHIKELDSTYIQKIFSSYSGFPESIIRNDVLIDELNIQEFFFKRIVGQDSVIKKLIEVVNNYKLGIMDSEKPIATLLFAGPTGVGKTASARALSEFFFGQQKKRNPIFRVDMSEYQYPHQMQRLIGENVSNPGKLIQHVRANPFSLILFDEIEKADPSFFDVLLSLMDEGIFSDVSGRDVSFRNCIVIMTTNLGSQSKPSPGFDITQPDYKKAIYDFFRPEFVNRLDYILPFVPLDEKSIRRITYIELAKLQKRDGVSSRNIQLEYKETLIDYLSQKGFHPLYGARPLQRTIEKHVVTTLSRLLANNRDLKDTRILIGYEENEVKIEIKGEDLT; from the coding sequence GTGAGTAAACAAAGTGTAAATATGCTTTGCTGGAAAACAAATAGGGGATATACCTATGGTACTATTCCTGAAATAGGATTCCATGCTATTGTTAAAAGTGAAAAATCTTTTAAGAAAGAGATTCAGAAATTTGTATCAGAAAATTATATTGAGAAGGAAGATTTTTTTATAAAGCCTGAACTGAAAATGTACAATGTAGCTGTTTCTCTTGCATATCACGAAGAGAAGAAAACGTATATACTTCCTCAGCAGGTAGAAATGAAGGTAGCAGCTTATTACGGTAAAAATGAATATGGCTATCATTTTCATTGTTTTTTGCCATATATGGGTATTGATTTTTTATTTTTTGAACAAGAGCAACTGAAGTATCTCATTAGCCAACAGGTTCAACAGAGATTAGGAAATGTAATGCCTGAAGAAGCTCTTTCTTATATAATGAAAGAAAATCCTAAAATAATGGAAGTGCATATATCATTAAAAAAAGATGCAAAAGTAGGTATAGAAAAACCTAACTATGGAATCATCCCGGAATTTGCAGATCTGGAACCAATTAAACTATTTAGGAAGAATATTAGTTTTAATTTATCAACCGCTTATGAGAGAGAAGAAATTATAGAAGAAGCATTGCAGGCTATATACTCTGAGAGAAAAAATATTCTTTTTGTTGGTGATTCAGGAACGGGAAAAACAAGCATAATACAGGATGTCATAAAAAGTGTTAGTCGGAATCAAGGAAATATAAGAAATGCAGGTGCTTCCTCAGGAACTTTATTTTTTGACTCGACTAAAAATGATGAAGACATACCTTATGATGATAGTGAAGACAAAGAAGATGTTCGAATTCACTTTTGGAATACGAACTCAAAACGTCTTGTATCCAATGCAAAATATCTAGGAGAATGGCAGGAGAATTGTGAAAGGCTGGCTGAGGAACTCGAGAACTGGAATAGTTATCTGTTTGTTACAGATTTTATGCAATTACTATATACCGGTGGTGAAACACCTATTGATTCACTTGCAGCTTATCTGAATCCATTTTTAAAAGAAAAGAAATTTAGTATGATAGGAGATCTAAGTCCGGGAGAATATGAAAAAGCATTTCAAATGTTACCTTCCTTTATGTCACTGTTTCATATTATATCAGTTAAGGAAATGGATTATTCTAAAGTAAAAAAAATACTAAATTATTATTCAAGCTATCTAAATAATAATTATAAGATATCAGTAGATGATTCTGCTAAAGAAACCGTTTTTGCATTGAGTAAAAAATATCTGCATAATGAAAAATTTCCGGGAAAAGCTTTAAGATTAATTGTAAACTCAGCAAGAGCAGCACATCGGGAACATATCAAAGAGTTAGATTCAACTTATATACAAAAAATATTTAGTTCTTATTCAGGATTCCCTGAATCCATCATTAGAAATGATGTATTGATAGATGAATTAAATATACAAGAATTTTTCTTTAAAAGAATAGTAGGTCAAGATTCAGTTATAAAAAAATTGATTGAGGTAGTAAACAATTATAAACTTGGAATAATGGATTCAGAGAAGCCGATTGCAACCCTTTTATTTGCCGGACCTACAGGGGTTGGAAAAACAGCTTCTGCCAGGGCTTTATCTGAATTTTTCTTCGGGCAGCAGAAAAAAAGAAACCCAATTTTTAGAGTTGATATGAGTGAGTACCAGTATCCTCATCAAATGCAAAGATTAATCGGAGAAAATGTATCCAATCCCGGAAAGTTAATTCAACATGTTAGAGCTAATCCATTTAGCTTGATACTTTTTGATGAAATAGAAAAGGCAGATCCATCATTTTTTGATGTATTATTAAGTTTGATGGATGAAGGAATATTTAGTGATGTATCAGGAAGGGATGTTAGTTTTAGAAATTGTATAGTTATAATGACAACAAATCTTGGAAGTCAGAGTAAACCATCTCCTGGTTTTGATATTACACAACCGGATTATAAAAAGGCTATTTATGATTTTTTTAGACCCGAATTTGTAAACCGTCTCGATTATATACTTCCTTTTGTCCCCTTAGATGAAAAATCTATTAGACGAATAACCTATATAGAACTTGCAAAATTGCAAAAAAGAGATGGAGTTAGCTCTCGAAATATACAATTAGAATATAAGGAAACTCTTATTGATTATCTTAGTCAGAAAGGTTTCCATCCCTTATATGGAGCAAGACCTTTGCAGAGGACTATAGAAAAGCATGTAGTTACTACCTTAAGTCGCTTACTTGCAAATAATAGGGATTTAAAGGATACCAGGATATTGATAGGATATGAAGAAAACGAGGTAAAGATAGAAATAAAAGGAGAGGATTTAACGTAG
- a CDS encoding AAA family ATPase produces MEIFDSKPSYEFMEIFQMSSMKIRLPVLIKQKKSKNYSIRPLLFPIPIVKHEKYDVAVKKFKKKIETQFNDFFPDLEKADILILAGLSPEFHIETKEVYVKFKKKIINGKFLLAYFTVNNIHYVCIPALDSLIMVIGQGKNKKDIILTDIILNFFRDKLKEDETEIDFNKYYYTNEFHTYIDMQLFINSPFEMIKKSSEDLSMLNIFRSFNGREEIEKVGMEWNYNASYARIPSQENAVREIEKALKGDKPPCIVILGERGSGKTSVINQALKQFHNAEYTNLRSELKSSWENVATKTWYVDPLRVIAGMSIIGYWERRFEAILDYIIHRQEDIIKPSRYYTRITKIIERTNRIKTSFYPRTDRLYIKNLPAFFRVGHTSQSKLSLADVLQVYMENREIAVIAEASPEEWASIKASKRKFTDLFYTIQLDTLQTEELIDVLQYHRVLLEKEDKIRFSNEALIEIIKQSLNTRTKKDLPSFPVNLLYESARKYGRVNENNIKYAVRKYFRFKSVITDTTRKLEQKRVKAFFDAKLVGQEEAKRSLVDIVQLVKAGFNEPKKPLASLLFIGPTGVGKTESAKLLCKYLFEDDKSFVRINMNEYISFDAVSRLIGSYSNPDGYLTSRVRQLGTCLVLFDEIEKAHSSVHDLLLQVLGEGRLTDTNGQTTDFSNTIIIMTSNLGAEEATKIPGFDSENLDKRSVYRKACEDFFRPEFLNRIDKILPFENLKDEDIEQLVQLQIAKIIKRDGFIERSLMLSIDRKALMEMTKKVIDKKYGARSLKRQLEKNIVEVAGKQLSSFEGKHASILLIRYKNKSPELKFIKLQTEDIFSEARDKIYKSLWEVKEKAIIIEKIRELKERIETILEELPIEKRTLYWEYSMECKAIEEEYYNEEVISYHALTSIKTPKISFSHTRVMKKPHHLNDKHLGKEIFSYLEIEDYIKEVTYYTKTLEESFEEYDEVKPNREYHPDLVQNIKFAYMNYFVNQFRKKDKDFIIKIEAISESEESFASVEKLSSLYKVFLEKVQADTIYQNVRKENAIYIILKGPGLEKIITKEKGFHIFLRSFQVPIPIYFSYKILESETFPEVWSDNYTFSSNWQDEDNLIWKRSYAYHSAYGDNEYDTYIDLSKDTIRFINDFYSGFSVYKEPEYEDWLLMFYPHIIKEEE; encoded by the coding sequence ATGGAAATTTTTGATTCAAAACCATCCTATGAATTTATGGAGATTTTTCAAATGAGTTCCATGAAAATAAGATTGCCTGTTTTAATTAAACAGAAGAAATCTAAAAATTATTCTATCAGACCACTTTTATTTCCTATACCTATTGTAAAACACGAAAAATATGATGTAGCTGTAAAGAAATTTAAGAAGAAAATTGAGACACAATTTAATGACTTTTTTCCAGACCTTGAAAAAGCTGATATTCTAATTTTAGCAGGCCTTAGTCCTGAATTTCATATAGAGACAAAAGAGGTTTATGTAAAGTTTAAGAAAAAAATTATAAATGGAAAATTTTTATTGGCTTACTTTACTGTTAACAATATCCACTATGTATGTATTCCTGCTTTAGATAGTCTGATTATGGTGATAGGCCAGGGAAAGAATAAAAAAGATATTATATTAACAGATATTATATTAAACTTTTTCCGAGATAAACTTAAAGAGGATGAAACGGAAATAGATTTCAATAAATATTACTATACTAATGAATTTCATACTTATATTGATATGCAGCTTTTCATAAACAGTCCATTCGAAATGATCAAGAAAAGTTCTGAAGACCTTTCGATGCTAAATATTTTTAGAAGTTTTAATGGAAGAGAAGAGATAGAGAAAGTAGGTATGGAATGGAATTACAATGCTTCTTATGCAAGGATACCTTCTCAAGAAAACGCGGTGAGGGAGATTGAAAAAGCCTTAAAAGGTGACAAACCACCCTGTATTGTGATTTTAGGGGAAAGGGGTTCCGGTAAAACTTCAGTTATCAACCAGGCACTGAAACAGTTTCACAATGCAGAATATACAAATTTACGTTCAGAGTTGAAATCAAGCTGGGAAAATGTTGCTACAAAAACCTGGTATGTGGATCCGTTACGAGTGATTGCGGGGATGAGTATAATAGGTTATTGGGAGAGGCGATTTGAAGCCATTTTAGATTATATTATTCATAGGCAAGAAGATATAATAAAACCGAGTCGATATTATACTCGAATTACAAAGATAATAGAAAGAACAAATAGAATAAAAACCTCTTTCTATCCAAGAACCGATAGACTTTATATTAAAAATCTACCGGCTTTTTTTAGAGTGGGTCATACATCTCAGAGCAAGTTGAGTCTGGCTGATGTTTTGCAAGTGTATATGGAAAACCGTGAAATTGCGGTTATTGCAGAAGCCAGTCCGGAAGAATGGGCCAGCATCAAAGCAAGTAAAAGAAAGTTTACAGATTTATTCTATACTATACAGCTTGATACTTTACAAACAGAAGAACTTATTGATGTATTACAATACCATAGAGTTCTTTTAGAAAAAGAAGATAAAATACGCTTTTCTAATGAAGCACTTATTGAGATTATTAAACAATCTTTAAATACCAGAACAAAAAAAGACTTACCATCGTTTCCGGTGAACTTACTTTATGAATCCGCAAGAAAATATGGTAGGGTTAATGAAAATAATATTAAGTATGCTGTAAGAAAGTATTTTCGATTTAAAAGCGTAATCACTGATACGACTCGAAAATTAGAACAAAAGCGTGTAAAGGCTTTTTTTGATGCAAAATTAGTGGGACAAGAAGAAGCTAAACGATCATTAGTTGATATAGTGCAGTTGGTGAAAGCGGGTTTTAATGAACCGAAAAAGCCTCTTGCTTCTTTACTGTTTATAGGGCCTACCGGAGTGGGAAAGACTGAATCAGCTAAATTATTATGTAAGTACTTATTTGAAGATGATAAATCCTTTGTAAGAATCAATATGAATGAGTATATCTCATTTGATGCCGTATCGAGGTTAATTGGATCCTATTCAAATCCGGATGGATATCTTACAAGTCGTGTAAGACAACTTGGTACATGTTTAGTTTTGTTTGACGAAATAGAAAAAGCTCATTCTTCAGTTCATGATTTGTTATTACAAGTTTTAGGGGAAGGGAGACTGACAGATACTAATGGACAAACAACTGATTTTTCTAATACTATTATAATAATGACAAGTAACCTGGGAGCAGAAGAAGCTACAAAGATACCGGGTTTTGATAGTGAAAATTTAGATAAGAGAAGTGTATATAGAAAAGCTTGTGAGGATTTTTTCAGACCGGAGTTTTTAAATAGAATAGATAAAATTTTACCATTTGAAAATCTGAAGGATGAGGATATTGAACAATTAGTTCAATTACAAATAGCTAAAATTATTAAAAGAGATGGATTTATTGAAAGATCATTAATGCTTAGTATTGATAGGAAAGCCTTAATGGAAATGACTAAAAAGGTGATAGATAAAAAATATGGAGCTAGATCCTTAAAACGACAATTAGAAAAAAATATTGTAGAAGTTGCAGGCAAACAGTTATCAAGTTTTGAAGGAAAACATGCCAGTATTCTTTTAATTCGATATAAAAATAAGTCCCCGGAGTTAAAGTTTATAAAACTTCAGACGGAGGATATATTTTCAGAAGCAAGAGATAAAATATATAAATCTTTATGGGAAGTTAAGGAAAAAGCAATTATAATTGAAAAAATACGTGAATTGAAGGAACGTATCGAAACTATTCTTGAAGAGTTACCGATTGAAAAACGAACTCTGTATTGGGAATATTCGATGGAGTGTAAAGCTATAGAAGAAGAATATTACAATGAAGAGGTTATCAGTTATCATGCACTCACCAGTATAAAAACTCCAAAAATTTCTTTTTCACACACAAGGGTAATGAAAAAACCTCATCACTTAAATGATAAACATTTGGGGAAAGAAATATTTTCTTATTTGGAGATTGAAGATTATATTAAAGAAGTTACCTATTACACAAAAACGCTTGAAGAGTCGTTTGAAGAATATGATGAAGTTAAGCCCAATCGGGAATATCATCCTGATCTGGTTCAGAATATTAAATTCGCATATATGAATTATTTTGTTAACCAGTTCAGGAAGAAGGATAAGGATTTTATTATAAAAATCGAAGCTATCAGTGAAAGTGAAGAAAGCTTTGCCTCGGTTGAGAAGTTAAGTTCCTTATATAAAGTGTTTTTGGAAAAAGTTCAAGCAGATACTATTTATCAAAATGTTCGAAAAGAAAATGCAATTTATATTATTCTTAAAGGACCGGGCTTAGAAAAGATTATTACAAAAGAGAAGGGATTTCATATTTTTTTGCGCTCTTTTCAGGTACCTATTCCTATATATTTTTCCTATAAAATTCTTGAAAGTGAAACCTTTCCGGAAGTGTGGAGTGATAATTACACTTTTTCATCTAATTGGCAAGATGAGGATAATCTGATATGGAAACGAAGCTATGCTTATCATTCCGCATATGGCGATAATGAGTATGATACTTATATAGATTTAAGTAAAGATACTATACGATTTATAAATGATTTCTATAGTGGTTTTTCAGTTTATAAAGAGCCTGAATATGAGGATTGGTTACTGATGTTTTATCCACATATTATAAAAGAAGAGGAATAA